Part of the Candidatus Chlorohelix allophototropha genome, GGACAGGTTGCTCAAGTTCTTCGCCCGCTGAAGCATCACGGGTGATCACTATTTCCGCTTCTAGTTCGTCATCGGTGCGCTGCACGTTGGCATGAAGGCGAGCAAAAGCAGGCACGCCAAATTGAGGTTCTGCCGCCAGATTCACCAGTTCCTGATCACTTCCGGCACGCGCCGATTTAGTAGTAGCAAGCATATAAATCGCTTCCAGCAGGGTAGTCTTACCCGCCGCATTTTCACCCTGAAACACGCTCAAACCGGGTGAAAGCGACAAGTCCAGCTTGCTGTAATTGCGAAAATCTTTGAGATGCAGTTGAGTGCAATACATAAGCCGATTATAGCATAAGCTGGACAAATCCCTCGTAAGCTCGGATAATATTGGGGTGAGGGCTGACAAAATAATATAGGCTTGAAAGAGAAACAAACCAATGTACGGGCTTAATCACATACGCAAAGTGGCAATGAATAATATTATAGGCGGCTTAGTAGTAGCAATCGTCGGTACAGGCGCGTGGATATTGCTACTTCCAAGCTCGGCTTTAATCGGGGAGTCGCTCATCGGTGCGCTTGTCTCGTTTCTAGGCTTTGGTGCAGGCTGGTATTTTTTACGTGTTATGCTCACCAGCCAAATTTACATGAACCTAACCAAAGAACAAAACTGGAACAAAACCGAAATCACGCGACTTAATAAAATACCCGCCGCCGAGCCAACCCGCAACGGGTTACCCTACATGAACTATGAAATCACTCGTCTGGTAGTGGTGTTTATTGCGGTGCTAATCCTCACCTACATCCTGACCGATCTAGTTGGTCTTTCGTTGGGCAGTTTTGCGGGGGGTTGGTTAGTAGGTAGCGGAATTGGCAAATGGCATTTTGTTGTAAAAATGGAAAAACAACAGGCGAAAAGCGGAGGTGCCTATTTCTTCAGCGATCCTGATTTTGGTCCCTATTCCGAAATCAGCTATTATAATCCCGATGAAGTTGTCGTCTTAGCCGAACCGCAAGGACTGACGCAGGTGAAAAAACCGACTCGAACTAGCCCTAAAACCCGCGCTGCGCAACCGCTCGTCCGTAACGACAACAACCGTAGTAATAAGCGCAAAAACTGAGCAAATTCATGTCCTACCCTCTTTCTGAACCGCAAAAAGTAGCGCTAGAAATAGCTACCCAACTATTTGATTCTGACTCGCTTTGGTTGGTGGGCGGGTGGGTGCGCGATACCTTGCTATCCCGCTTGGCTGATGATGTCGATTTAGCGGTCAGCGGTTCGCCTGTCGAAGTGCTGGCACTTGCGCGGCGTTTCTCCAACACCGTCCAAACGCACCTACCGGGCTGGCAAATCTCCTATTTCCCGCTTGATACCGAGAACGGTGTGGCGCGTATAGTTTTTAAATCAGACAATGAACATTTCTATTTCGATTTCGCCGCCCTTCAGCAAAACAACCTTACTGCCGATTTGCTACGGCGTGATTTCACGCTCAATGCCCTTGCCATTGTGCTACCCGATTTCCTTGAGCATGGTTTGGAAGCAACCGTAATTGACCTGTGCGGAGGACTGGAAGATATAAAAGCGCACCTGATTCGCCCCATCAGCGAGGCAAACATCATCAGTGACCCTCTGCGTATGCTGCGGGGAGTCCGCCTTAAAGCACAGCTTTCCAACCTCGAATCGGAGTGGCAACTTACTGCAGATGCGCTCGAAATTTTCCGCCGCAACGCCCCGCTCATAAAACAATCAGCGGGCGAACGTTGCGCGACAGAACTAAACAAAATCCTGCTGGCGGGTGGCGTAATTGACAGCTTACGGTTGCTCGACTCGTGTGGGTTGCTCTCGCTGCTCATCCCTGAACTGGACGAGGGCAAAGGCAATATTCAGATGAACGCCCATTATTACGATGTCTGGAATCACAGCTTGGTAACGGTTGATCGGGTGGAATGGCTGGTGCGTCCTAACTATCGTGGGCAAAGCCTCGATGAAATGATATTGGCAGAACGACCTGAAAATTATATCAGCCACTGGCAAGAGATTATCACAAAACTCTACGCCCACGAACAGGAACGGCTCTTGTGGTTGCTATGGGGCGCACTGCTCCACGATGTGGGCAAACCTCGCGCGCGTAGCGTGGATAGCGAAGGTGAAATCCACTTCTACCATCACGCTCAGGTAGGAGCGCAAATGGCACGCGCCATCCTTGAACGCTTCCATTTTAGCCGCCAGATGATCGAAGGCATCGCTACACTGGTAGATAACCATATGCGTATTGGTATGCTAAAAGCCAATTACGATGTGAAAAGCGGCAGTGGAGTCAGTAATCGCGCTATTTTTCGCTTTCTCAAAGATACTGACCCGGTGCAAATTGAAATGATGCCGCTCTCGCTGGCTGATCATGCCGCCGTAGTCGGTCCTTGGATTGCACAAGCGCGTCAGCTAAAAAGCTGGGAGCATCATCTCCATTTTATAGATAGGCTTTCCCTTAAATATTTGGGTTCGGTGGAGGAAAAACTGATTGGCAAGCCGCGTCTGTTGGACGGGCATGCACTAATGCAGGAACTGAAACTTGAACCGGGACCGCAACTAGGCAAAATCCTACGTGAAATCGAAGAAAGTCAGGCAGTTGGCGAAATCAGCAGCACAGAAGAAGCGTTAGAATTAGCGCGTCGCCTTTTGGGCTGCTAAATCTTAAAACTCCGAGAGCGGTCTCCGCGACATAAAACCTGTATCGAGCGTATGCCAGTATTCGATGGTTTCCTCGCCCATACGCCAACACAAATTAACTATCTCGCCGTTTGCCCGACGCGCCGGGAAATCTACCAGCCCCAAGTTTAAGTCTTTTACCTGGCAACCGATCTGATTGATTGCTTCGATATTCTCATCAATTGAGCGTCGTAACTCAGCAAGGCGCGAGGTTAGCCCCTCTCTCTTAACTTCATATCCGTTTCCATGCGCCTTGCTATCATCCAACGCCTTATATTCGTTACCCT contains:
- a CDS encoding HDIG domain-containing metalloprotein is translated as MSYPLSEPQKVALEIATQLFDSDSLWLVGGWVRDTLLSRLADDVDLAVSGSPVEVLALARRFSNTVQTHLPGWQISYFPLDTENGVARIVFKSDNEHFYFDFAALQQNNLTADLLRRDFTLNALAIVLPDFLEHGLEATVIDLCGGLEDIKAHLIRPISEANIISDPLRMLRGVRLKAQLSNLESEWQLTADALEIFRRNAPLIKQSAGERCATELNKILLAGGVIDSLRLLDSCGLLSLLIPELDEGKGNIQMNAHYYDVWNHSLVTVDRVEWLVRPNYRGQSLDEMILAERPENYISHWQEIITKLYAHEQERLLWLLWGALLHDVGKPRARSVDSEGEIHFYHHAQVGAQMARAILERFHFSRQMIEGIATLVDNHMRIGMLKANYDVKSGSGVSNRAIFRFLKDTDPVQIEMMPLSLADHAAVVGPWIAQARQLKSWEHHLHFIDRLSLKYLGSVEEKLIGKPRLLDGHALMQELKLEPGPQLGKILREIEESQAVGEISSTEEALELARRLLGC
- a CDS encoding DUF2203 domain-containing protein, with product MAFEQLFTLEDALALLPRLRNLLQVLMAAMEEFSAKGNEYKALDDSKAHGNGYEVKREGLTSRLAELRRSIDENIEAINQIGCQVKDLNLGLVDFPARRANGEIVNLCWRMGEETIEYWHTLDTGFMSRRPLSEF